The following are from one region of the Nicotiana tabacum cultivar K326 chromosome 3, ASM71507v2, whole genome shotgun sequence genome:
- the LOC107813351 gene encoding eukaryotic translation initiation factor 3 subunit D-like — MVGFELGSVPFNADGWGPPDSSISVPNQISNAPFAPFSRSDKLGRIADWTRSLSNRPGSNSKQNATDSAFDFSGDDSFATLAADEDSSFRLVDTAAKSHHHGQHRPKFNPRWRFNPHHNRSQLPQRRDEEVEARKREQEKERARRDRLYNLNRSGTNAGQRRESAVFKSSVDIQPEWNMLDQIPFSTFSKLSFSVPEPEDLLICGSLEFYDRSYDRITPKNERRLERFKNRNFFKVTTTDDPVIRRLANEDKATVFATDTILSTLMCAPRSVYSWDIVVQRVGNKLFFDKRDGSQLDLLSVHETSQEPLPDVKDDINSAHSLSVEAAYINQNFSQQVLIRDGKKLNYDEPNPFATEGEEVASVGYRYRRWKLDDDTFLVARCEVQSVVEVNNQRSFLTLNALNEFDPKYSGVDWRQKLETQRGAVLATELKNNANKLAKWTAQALLANADMMKLGYVSRVHPRDHFNHVILAVVGYKPKDFAAQINLNTSNMWGIVKSIVDLCMKLNEGKYVLVKDPTKPQVRIYEVPPDAFENDYVEEPLPEDEQVQPPTEDAQGAEANGAANEVEDKEISTEAA; from the coding sequence ATGGTAGGTTTTGAACTCGGCTCCGTTCCATTCAATGCCGACGGATGGGGTCCACCAGATTCCTCCATCTCTGTACCAAACCAAATCTCTAACGCCCCATTCGCTCCTTTCTCCCGCTCCGACAAGCTTGGTCGTATTGCCGACTGGACTCGGTCTCTTTCAAACCGACCCGGATCCAACTCCAAGCAAAACGCTACTGATTCCGCCTTCGACTTCTCCGGCGACGATTCATTCGCTACCCTCGCCGCTGACGAAGACTCCTCTTTCCGCCTCGTCGACACTGCCGCCAAATCCCATCACCACGGGCAACACCGCCCGAAATTCAATCCTAGGTGGCGGTTCAACCCTCACCACAACCGCTCTCAGCTTCCCCAGCGCCGCGACGAGGAAGTCGAGGCCCGAAAACGCGAACAGGAGAAAGAAAGAGCTCGAAGGGACAGGCTGTACAATCTCAACCGTTCGGGAACAAACGCTGGACAGAGAAGAGAATCTGCTGTGTTCAAATCATCAGTTGATATTCAACCTGAATGGAATATGCTCGATCAGATCCCGTTTTCAACTTTCTCCAAGCTTTCCTTCTCCGTTCCGGAGCCTGAGGACTTGCTGATCTGCGGCAGCCTTGAGTTTTACGACCGGTCCTACGATCGGATTACTCCGAAGAATGAACGTCGTCTGGAGAGGTTTAAGAACAGGAATTTCTTCAAAGTTACTACTACGGATGATCCTGTTATCCGCCGTTTGGCTAATGAGGATAAAGCTACTGTTTTTGCAACGGATACGATTTTGTCTACTTTAATGTGTGCTCCTAGGTCTGTTTACTCGTGGGATATTGTAGTTCAGCGTGTTGGAAATAAGTTGTTTTTCGACAAGCGTGATGGGTCCCAGCTGGATTTGCTCTCTGTTCATGAAACTTCCCAAGAACCATTGCCTGATGTGAAGGATGACATTAATTCGGCTCATTCGTTGAGTGTTGAGGCTGCTTATATCAATCAGAATTTCTCGCAACAGGTTCTGATAAGAGATGGGAAGAAGTTGAATTATGATGAGCCTAACCCGTTTGCGACTGAAGGGGAAGAGGTGGCGTCCGTTGGTTACAGGTACAGGAGGTGGAAGTTGGATGATGATACCTTTTTGGTGGCACGATGTGAAGTGCAGAGTGTGGTGGAAGTGAACAATCAGAGATCATTCTTGACTCTGAATGCACTAAATGAGTTTGATCCTAAGTACTCTGGGGTTGATTGGAGGCAGAAGCTTGAGACGCAAAGGGGTGCTGTGTTAGCTACCGAGTTGAAGAATAACGCAAATAAGCTCGCGAAATGGACTGCACAAGCGTTGCTAGCTAATGCTGATATGATGAAGTTGGGTTATGTATCAAGAGTCCATCCTAGGGATCATTTTAACCATGTGATATTAGCTGTTGTTGGATATAAGCCTAAGGACTTTGCTGCACAAATCAATTTGAACACATCAAACATGTGGGGTATTGTGAAAAGTATTGTGGACTTGTGTATGAAGTTGAATGAAGGGAAATATGTGCTTGTTAAGGACCCAACCAAGCCACAGGTTAGGATTTATGAGGTCCCTCCAGATGCATTTGAGAACGACTATGTTGAGGAGCCATTGCCAGAAGACGAACAAGTTCAGCCTCCTACAGAGGATGCGCAAGGTGCTGAGGCAAATGGGGCTGCAAATGAAGTAGAGGACAAGGAGATTAGCACTGAAGCTGCATAA